A stretch of the Maridesulfovibrio bastinii DSM 16055 genome encodes the following:
- a CDS encoding hybrid sensor histidine kinase/response regulator, which yields MKIKYLSILTVFIILFFLSSPALAEKEKKNVLFLNSYQNGYAWSDGILDGVRSVLGDSGIPIDLHIEYMDTKRFFGDRYLQLLHEYYSYKYKDYKFSAIIVSDNNALNFMLKYHDDLFRTVPVFFCGINDYHPSMIKDASKYAGILENPDVVSNLNLARKFNPDLKKVIVISDKSVTSRAIRQQIVDAQPAFNGELDFIYWDDMPLSQILSRARVASRDTVFLFTPFYKGAHGELFSAQEVLEILHENTPCMIFSVWKFLLGHGIVGGKLLSGNVQGRMAAKMAVDYLKSGEFPAGKVQDVVEHKYMFDYNVLKKFNISDSRVPAGSQIINEPDYFYKLDRQVFWIIIISIVALSIILILLLISIMQRRSVETRIKSQLTFQEILMDTIPLLICWKDCNQRYLGANRYFTDFFELGTPAEIIGREDKSLMPEEEFAKQAAVWDKEVISSAKPLLRMSWSFTKGTDTVWLEVNKVPVYNEKGKVVGTLSTSQDVTRRVNLEKQLLQSQKMEAIGTLAGGIAHDFNNILTSIINSIELAMGDVDKDTLTWKDLARAIKAARRGSRVVKQILTFSRPSQEGFRPTDLREVVREAIDFIKASLPRTIQVYVTMPEEIPLVMADPTQIHQVIMNLCTNSFQAIRENGGIINIDLVLVNVEDERARFMSVTPGTYLRLSISDDGPGISQDIMDKIFDPFFTTKGKTEGTGLGLAVVHGLIKGHGGGVTVSSTPFVKTEFDLYLPAHGQLKEIGKSFSGPLPLGREHILFVEDDIDQLETTPRLLESLGYTVTAVGSPFEALDLVRNGAGRYELVITDYDMPESNGIELAGEISKIAPDLPVMLVSGRTEAWKMSSSVQNIRKILSKPYNKTIIADAIRMVLGQTEISSGKHTHH from the coding sequence ATGAAAATTAAATATTTATCTATATTAACAGTTTTTATTATATTATTTTTTCTTTCCAGCCCGGCGCTGGCGGAAAAGGAAAAAAAGAATGTTCTCTTTTTAAACTCTTATCAGAATGGTTATGCATGGTCTGACGGCATTCTCGATGGAGTTAGAAGTGTGCTTGGTGACAGCGGAATCCCAATTGATCTGCACATTGAATACATGGATACCAAGCGTTTTTTCGGGGACCGCTATCTCCAGCTGCTTCACGAATATTATTCATATAAATATAAAGATTATAAATTTTCGGCGATCATTGTCTCGGATAATAATGCGCTGAATTTTATGCTTAAATATCATGATGATTTGTTCAGAACCGTTCCGGTCTTTTTTTGCGGTATCAACGATTATCATCCTTCAATGATTAAGGATGCGTCTAAGTATGCAGGTATTTTAGAAAATCCTGATGTTGTTTCCAATTTAAATCTGGCCAGAAAATTTAATCCTGATCTCAAGAAAGTAATCGTTATCAGTGATAAATCAGTAACTTCCAGGGCCATACGGCAGCAGATTGTAGATGCCCAGCCCGCTTTTAATGGTGAGCTTGATTTTATTTACTGGGATGACATGCCCCTGTCTCAGATTCTTTCAAGGGCCAGAGTTGCGAGCAGGGACACTGTTTTTCTGTTTACTCCTTTCTATAAGGGAGCCCACGGTGAATTATTCAGTGCTCAGGAAGTTCTTGAAATTCTGCATGAAAATACACCCTGTATGATTTTCAGTGTCTGGAAATTCCTTTTAGGGCATGGAATTGTCGGCGGAAAACTGCTTTCAGGAAATGTGCAGGGCAGAATGGCCGCAAAAATGGCTGTGGATTATCTGAAATCCGGTGAGTTTCCCGCAGGCAAGGTTCAGGACGTTGTTGAGCATAAATATATGTTTGATTATAACGTACTTAAAAAATTCAATATCTCTGATTCAAGAGTTCCTGCTGGCAGCCAGATTATTAATGAACCGGATTATTTTTATAAGCTTGACCGTCAGGTCTTCTGGATTATCATTATCTCCATTGTTGCTTTGAGCATAATTCTGATCCTGCTGCTTATTTCAATAATGCAGAGGCGCAGTGTTGAAACGCGTATCAAATCACAGCTGACTTTCCAGGAAATTCTGATGGATACCATTCCTCTGCTGATCTGCTGGAAAGATTGCAACCAGAGATACCTGGGAGCAAACAGATATTTTACCGATTTTTTTGAGCTGGGAACTCCGGCGGAAATAATCGGCAGGGAAGATAAGTCTCTGATGCCGGAGGAAGAATTCGCCAAACAGGCTGCCGTCTGGGATAAAGAGGTTATCAGCAGTGCAAAACCTCTGCTTCGCATGAGCTGGTCTTTTACCAAAGGAACGGATACTGTCTGGCTGGAAGTTAACAAAGTTCCGGTATACAATGAAAAGGGAAAAGTCGTTGGTACACTTTCAACTTCTCAGGATGTAACCCGCAGGGTTAACCTTGAAAAGCAGCTGCTTCAATCTCAAAAAATGGAAGCAATCGGCACACTTGCCGGGGGCATAGCCCATGACTTTAACAATATCCTGACCTCTATAATAAATTCCATCGAACTTGCGATGGGTGATGTTGATAAAGATACCCTTACATGGAAAGATCTGGCCCGCGCTATCAAAGCTGCAAGAAGAGGCAGCAGGGTCGTCAAGCAGATACTTACATTCAGCCGACCTTCTCAGGAAGGTTTCAGGCCTACTGATTTACGCGAAGTTGTAAGGGAAGCTATTGATTTTATTAAAGCCTCCTTGCCCAGAACAATTCAAGTCTATGTTACCATGCCTGAAGAAATCCCTCTGGTAATGGCCGATCCTACACAGATTCATCAGGTTATAATGAACCTGTGCACCAATTCTTTTCAGGCTATAAGAGAGAACGGCGGTATCATTAATATAGATCTCGTGCTTGTTAATGTTGAGGATGAGCGGGCAAGGTTTATGAGCGTTACTCCGGGAACTTATCTGCGTCTTAGTATTTCAGACGATGGTCCCGGAATTTCGCAGGATATAATGGATAAAATTTTTGATCCTTTCTTTACGACAAAAGGTAAAACAGAAGGAACGGGGCTCGGGCTTGCAGTTGTTCACGGACTCATAAAAGGTCATGGCGGCGGAGTAACTGTTTCCAGCACCCCATTTGTTAAAACTGAATTTGATCTTTATCTTCCTGCACACGGACAACTTAAAGAGATCGGTAAAAGTTTTTCCGGTCCGCTCCCATTGGGTAGAGAGCATATTTTATTTGTTGAAGATGATATCGATCAGCTTGAAACAACACCCAGACTTCTGGAGAGTCTTGGCTATACAGTCACCGCTGTAGGTAGCCCTTTTGAAGCTTTGGACCTTGTCAGGAATGGAGCAGGAAGATATGAGCTGGTCATAACAGATTACGACATGCCTGAAAGTAACGGAATTGAGCTTGCCGGAGAAATCAGCAAGATTGCTCCGGATCTTCCGGTTATGCTTGTTTCAGGCCGTACAGAAGCATGGAAGATGTCATCTTCGGTACAGAATATTCGCAAGATTTTAAGTAAGCCATATAATAAAACCATAATAGCGGACGCCATTAGAATGGTTTTGGGACAAACGGAGATTTCCAGTGGGAAACATACTCATCATTGA
- a CDS encoding sigma-54-dependent transcriptional regulator yields MGNILIIDDDVQVCETMQSLISRTDHESDSAFNISQAMDRLALKSYDLVFLDISLPDGNGLDSLSRIKESNGHPEVIILTGKGDPDGAELAIQGGAWDFLVKPSSIKQLTLSINRAMEFRREKQAKGECVVLNLKDVVGSSEEIKKCYHQLSNAAGSEANTLITGETGTGKELFARTIHDNSSRSVNNFVIVDCASLTDTLVESTLFGHKKGSFTGAQSDRKGLVPLADKGTLFLDEVGEMPLSVQKSFLRVLQERTYRPVGDNKEYNSDFRLISATNRDLDAMVERGEFRQDLLYRIKTIHIFLPALKERVSDIKELALFHLERLTRRYGVPEKEIDPEYFEMLYSYDWPGNVRELFNAIEQSFVATGSGNTIYPMHLPYEIRIEAVKTDIEKRNAISATNSINNLKDNTVKNIGNNSAVSGSGGLSSSDPISEVLSGTLPSLKKFKGIAEKRYLMELQKRYDGDVASILETSGLSRSHFYALLKKHGISQ; encoded by the coding sequence GTGGGAAACATACTCATCATTGATGACGATGTGCAGGTCTGCGAGACTATGCAAAGTCTTATTTCCAGAACAGACCATGAAAGCGACAGTGCATTTAATATATCTCAGGCCATGGATAGGCTGGCTCTGAAAAGTTATGATCTTGTTTTTCTGGATATTTCCCTGCCTGACGGCAACGGCCTTGACTCTCTCTCACGCATAAAAGAGTCCAACGGGCATCCTGAGGTAATTATTCTTACCGGAAAGGGCGATCCTGATGGTGCGGAACTGGCTATTCAGGGTGGGGCATGGGATTTTCTGGTTAAGCCTTCCTCAATTAAACAGCTTACTCTTTCGATCAACAGGGCCATGGAGTTTCGCCGTGAAAAACAGGCAAAAGGTGAATGCGTTGTCCTTAACCTCAAAGATGTTGTCGGAAGCAGTGAAGAAATAAAAAAGTGTTACCATCAACTCTCTAATGCCGCCGGATCAGAAGCTAATACGCTGATAACCGGTGAAACAGGAACAGGTAAGGAGCTTTTTGCCAGAACAATTCACGACAACAGCAGCCGCTCTGTTAATAATTTTGTAATCGTTGACTGCGCTTCTCTTACGGATACTTTGGTGGAGAGCACTCTTTTCGGCCATAAAAAGGGTTCTTTCACCGGTGCTCAGTCGGACCGAAAGGGGCTTGTACCTCTGGCTGACAAGGGTACACTGTTTCTTGATGAAGTAGGTGAAATGCCTTTGTCTGTTCAGAAGTCTTTTTTGAGAGTTCTTCAGGAAAGAACGTACCGTCCTGTCGGTGATAACAAAGAATACAACAGTGACTTCAGATTGATTTCAGCAACAAACCGCGATCTGGATGCAATGGTGGAGCGGGGCGAATTCAGACAGGATCTTCTCTACAGGATTAAAACAATCCATATCTTTTTACCGGCTCTTAAGGAACGTGTGAGCGATATCAAGGAGCTGGCTCTTTTCCATCTGGAAAGGCTGACCCGCAGGTATGGTGTTCCTGAAAAAGAGATTGATCCTGAATATTTTGAAATGCTTTACAGCTACGACTGGCCCGGAAATGTGCGTGAACTCTTTAACGCCATCGAACAGTCTTTTGTAGCCACGGGATCTGGTAATACTATTTATCCAATGCATCTCCCATATGAAATACGAATTGAAGCAGTTAAGACGGATATTGAGAAAAGAAACGCAATTAGTGCTACGAATAGTATAAATAATTTAAAAGATAACACGGTTAAGAATATAGGCAACAATTCTGCTGTCAGCGGCTCTGGCGGCCTAAGTTCATCAGACCCCATTTCTGAAGTCCTTTCAGGAACATTACCGTCCCTCAAAAAATTTAAGGGAATTGCTGAGAAAAGATATCTCATGGAATTGCAGAAGAGGTATGACGGGGATGTTGCTTCGATCCTTGAAACCTCTGGACTTTCAAGGTCCCATTTTTATGCATTGTTAAAAAAACATGGCATAAGTCAGTAG